One genomic region from Dermacentor variabilis isolate Ectoservices chromosome 6, ASM5094787v1, whole genome shotgun sequence encodes:
- the LOC142585757 gene encoding uncharacterized protein LOC142585757: MRPINQPLVHGADENLVASSPHSDNAEDQRGREARGKCDHDKQHHVRAALAFDNGEQHAMYAQNGDALDGGGLAQPLLAAPVKRRRSEDGERTKRARGADVQRGCESDGDVPSVGAQSTAHHHHHHHHHKKAAPTGADADHQPSSAGDVHGVCTLEEGSLKLKISLHRPLALIPDGLSATGKPPGGDKAADSSWPQSPLAKPGHQRDGEEELALSDMAVPETHSPAAQPTSPNAGSAVQKVEAVFPLVDSDTMYDMVASASSPVAPLVVRKVELPKAPSPQEVASELSTKDSLSIDILDTSTALLNNAIQVEKQEICSLKSRHPLSIPASKTALSTPAATATSKVPSSEPNTDLSPSIRTPGNHAIPKELLPTIDTCAREHSAVGGRTRKNTTPGHYVAYQAPHNRRRLIQDTSKLRSKMRSPIDFPAPQSFENRKSPQSFHHVHVSVGQNGGRGFVNHNSILDHPSVHARMFPPGATPARLAALLTTRMPQEHSAAKPSAVQSKAGTSSDEHQPLDLSRAVNKPTLSKISCLAQTTSNYVPPIMMFYMRSGSRQRLEGIVKKLWEKRNIPVRGRPRP, encoded by the coding sequence ATGCGCCCTATCAATCAACCGCTCGTGCACGGTGCCGACGAAAACCTGGTCGCCTCCTCGCCGCATTCGGACAACGCCGAAGACCAGAGGGGCCGCGAAGCACGAGGGAAGTGCGACCACGACAAGCAGCACCACGTGCGCGCAGCGCTGGCGTTCGACAACGGCGAGCAACACGCCATGTACGCGCAGAACGGCGATGCCCTGGACGGCGGCGGGCTGGCCCAGCCGTTGCTCGCCGCTCCGGTGAAGCGACGACGCAGCGAGGACGGCGAGCGCACCAAGAGGGCACGCGGTGCCGACGTCCAGCGCGGCTGCGAGTCCGACGGAGACGTGCCCAGCGTCGGCGCTCAGTCGACGGcgcaccatcaccaccaccaccaccatcacaagaaggcggcgccgaccggcgccGATGCGGACCACCAACCGAGCAGCGCAGGCGACGTGCACGGCGTCTGCACGCTCGAGGAAGGCTCGCTGAAGCTCAAGATCTCGTTGCACCGGCCTCTCGCTCTGATACCTGACGGCTTATCGGCAACGGGAAAGCCCCCCGGCGGTGATAAAGCGGCAGATAGCAGCTGGCCGCAGAGCCCCCTGGCCAAGCCCGGTCATCAGCGGGACGGCGAAGAGGAACTGGCTCTGAGCGACATGGCGGTTCCCGAAACACATTCCCCGGCTGCCCAGCCTACCTCGCCCAACGCTGGCAGTGCTGTGCAAAAGGTGGAGGCCGTGTTCCCATTAGTGGACTCCGATACCATGTATGACATGGTCGCTTCGGCTTCCAGTCCTGTTGCGCCGCTCGTAGTGCGAAAGGTGGAGCTTCCTAAGGCGCCCTCGCCACAAGAGGTAGCCTCAGAGTTGTCAACCAAAGATTCTCTCAGCATCGATATACTCGATACCTCAACTGCTCTACTGAATAATGCTATCCAAGTGGAAAAGCAGGAAATATGTAGCCTGAAATCCAGGCATCCTTTAAGCATCCCTGCATCAAAGACTGCTCTTTCCACTCCAGCCGCAACTGCCACTTCAAAGGTACCATCATCCGAACCAAACACTGACCTTTCGCCGAGTATCAGGACACCCGGCAACCATGCTATTCCCAAAGAGCTTTTGCCTACAATAGACACTTGTGCGCGTGAACACAGTGCAGTTGGAGGCCGTACTCGTAAGAACACCACTCCTGGTCACTATGTAGCCTACCAGGCACCACACAACAGAAGGCGGCTTATTCAGGACACTTCAAAGCTGAGAAGCAAGATGAGAAGTCCCATAGACTTCCCTGCGCCACAATCTTTTGAGAACAGGAAATCTCCACAAAGTTTCCACCATGTGCATGTGTCTGTTGGTCAAAATGGTGGTCGAGGCTTTGTTAACCACAACTCAATCCTGGACCACCCAAGTGTGCATGCAAGAATGTTCCCTCCAGGAGCAACACCTGCCAGGCTAGCTGCACTGCTCACTACGAGAATGCCGCAAGAACATTCCGCAGCTAAGCCGTCTGCAGTGCAGAGCAAAGCAGGCACGTCTTCAGATGAGCATCAACCGCTGGACCTTTCAAGGGCTGTAAACAAGCCCACACTGTCCAAGATATCGTGCTTAGCTCAAACTACGAGCAACTATGTGCCACCCATCATGATGTTCTATATGAGATCTGGTAGCAGGCAGAGACTGGAAGGCATCGTAAAAAAGCTGTGGGAAAAACGCAACATCCCAGTTCGAGGCAGGCCTCGTCCTTAG
- the LOC142585758 gene encoding uncharacterized protein LOC142585758, producing MTPAAKKGKYDAKFKLQVIQFAERFSNRAAGTKFGLNESTIRGWRKVKKAATTPPATPPPLPPRGHATAALGWHQQPPQQHQAPPVMSAAYCVPRPPGELVRAEPWPRDAWCGGEPARALAAADASTHYRKCPAREPQASEPPSPARAAAAPAFLPCEFPHGYAPLVPHRAAPLQQQPPPAPSPVKRVLLRGSDYGNGFPEVTVPFTVIAEKALRALCDQRGQAAPSPACASNREVFASFLGLTPNRLVDNVT from the coding sequence ATGACGCCGGCCGCGAAGAAGGGCAAGTACGACGCGAAGTTCAAGTTGCAGGTGATACAGTTCGCCGAGCGCTTCAGCAATCGCGCGGCCGGTACGAAGTTCGGCCTCAACGAGTCCACCATCCGCGGCTGGCGCAAGGTGAAGAAGGCGGCCACCACACCGCCGGCCACGCCGCCACCGCTACCGCCGCGCGGTCATGCGACGGCCGCCCTGGGATGGCACCAGCAACCGCCGCAGCAACACCAGGCCCCGCCGGTGATGAGCGCTGCGTACTGCGTCCCGAGACCCCCCGGAGAGCTGGTGCGCGCCGAGCCCTGGCCGCGCGATGCCTGGTGCGGCGGCGAGCCCGCACGTGCGCTGGCGGCCGCCGATGCGAGCACGCACTACCGGAAGTGTCCGGCGCGCGAGCCGCAGGCCAGCGAACCACCGTCTCCAGCGCGGGCAGCCGCGGCACCCGCGTTCCTGCCCTGCGAGTTCCCGCACGGCTACGCGCCTCTCGTGCCTCACCGCGCGGCCCCGTTGCAGCAGCAGCCACCCCCAGCCCCGTCACCGGTGAAGCGCGTCCTGCTGCGCGGCAGCGACTACGGCAACGGCTTTCCCGAGGTGACCGTGCCGTTCACGGTGATCGCCGAGAAGGCCCTGCGCGCGCTCTGCGATCAGCGGGGCCAGGCCGCGCCGAGCCCCGCGTGCGCCTCCAACCGCGAGGTGTTCGCCAGCTTCCTGGGACTGACGCCCAACAGACTGGTGGACAACGTGACGTGA